One segment of Belonocnema kinseyi isolate 2016_QV_RU_SX_M_011 chromosome 7, B_treatae_v1, whole genome shotgun sequence DNA contains the following:
- the LOC117176612 gene encoding uncharacterized protein LOC117176612 translates to MKRIERTYSKETEELRFQRILVSTEFLGPLSFMCGFALRVLLCKTLCSFSFWFYFIKRITAGFNQERVLQNCTRSLRTPGDVSAVTTSADRQIGDYGLRWLQYDDPVKFSFTTRTRSERRTTAFCIFPASISIFC, encoded by the exons ATGAAGAGAATTGAACGTACATATTCCAAAGAAACAGAAGAACTAAGGTTCCAAAGGATACTCGTATCAACTGAATTTCTAGGTCCCTTGTCATTTATGTGCGGCTTCGCTTTAAGAGTATTGCTCTGTAAAACGTTGTGTTctttctctttttggttttatttcataaaaag GATAACCGCGGGATTTAACCAGGAGCGGGTTCTCCAGAATTGCACCCGATCCCTGCGAACTCCGGGTGACGTTTCTGCTGTAACCACGTCTGCTGATCGTCAGATAGGTGATTATGGTCTGCGATGGcttcaatacgacgatccagtaaaATTCTCGTTTACCACGAGGACACGGAGCGAACGAAGGAcgactgccttctgcattttccccgcaagtatcTCAATATTTTGTTGA